The following are encoded together in the Dickeya lacustris genome:
- the slyD gene encoding peptidylprolyl isomerase — MKVAKDLVVSLAYQVRTEDGVLVDESPVSAPLDYLHGHGSLISGLEKALEGRDVGERFDVSVGANDAYGEYDDNLVQRVPKDVFVGVDELQVGMRFLADTDQGPVPVEITEVQDDHVVVDGNHMLAGQNLKFNVEVVAIREATAEELEHGHVHGAHDHDHDHEGCCGGHGHDHDHEHGKGGCGGNGGCGCHH, encoded by the coding sequence ATGAAAGTAGCAAAAGACCTGGTGGTCAGCCTCGCCTATCAGGTACGTACAGAAGATGGAGTATTGGTTGATGAGTCTCCGGTGAGCGCACCGCTGGACTATCTGCACGGTCACGGTTCGCTGATTTCCGGTCTGGAAAAAGCGCTGGAAGGCCGTGATGTGGGCGAGCGCTTTGACGTCAGCGTTGGCGCTAACGACGCGTACGGCGAATACGATGACAATCTGGTGCAGCGCGTGCCAAAAGACGTGTTCGTGGGTGTCGATGAGTTACAGGTTGGCATGCGTTTTCTGGCTGATACCGACCAGGGGCCGGTACCGGTGGAAATCACCGAAGTACAGGACGACCATGTTGTGGTTGATGGCAACCACATGCTGGCTGGCCAGAATCTGAAATTCAACGTGGAAGTGGTGGCTATTCGTGAAGCAACGGCGGAAGAGCTTGAGCACGGCCATGTGCATGGCGCGCACGATCATGACCACGACCATGAAGGCTGCTGCGGCGGTCACGGCCACGACCATGACCACGAGCATGGTAAAGGCGGTTGCGGCGGTAACGGCGGTTGCGGTTGCCACCACTGA